A genomic stretch from Onychostoma macrolepis isolate SWU-2019 chromosome 02, ASM1243209v1, whole genome shotgun sequence includes:
- the sft2d3 gene encoding vesicle transport protein SFT2C, with the protein MAELNRQLQEYLAQSKSGAKTISQSSSSTAIDIDEPTSVPGSWFGRWSSQFSGTSSRGASSGQISSSGFSWPWSSEPDPCLPGMSRSQRLIAFGTCIFFSALCFGLSALYAPLLLLKARKFALLWSLGSVFALLGAAILRGPSKLIASPTPGAAVYLCSLVGTLYAALNLHSTLLTALGACLQIAAIVGYIVALLPGGSAGMRFVGGMAASAIKRTVTGKAMPV; encoded by the coding sequence ATGGCTGAATTAAACCGACAGCTCCAGGAATATTTGGCTCAGTCTAAAAGCGGCGCGAAGACGATATCACAGTCCAGTTCCAGCACTGCAATAGACATCGATGAACCCACTTCGGTGCCGGGGAGCTGGTTCGGCAGGTGGTCGAGTCAGTTCTCTGGAACCAGTAGCCGTGGAGCGTCATCAGGCCAAATATCGAGCAGCGGCTTCTCGTGGCCGTGGTCATCAGAACCTGATCCGTGTTTGCCGGGCATGAGTCGATCTCAGCGACTGATCGCGTTCGGAACGTGTATTTTCTTCTCTGCTCTGTGCTTTGGACTGTCGGCACTTTACGCTCCTTTACTCCTACTGAAGGCGCGTAAGTTCGCTCTGCTGTGGTCGCTTGGATCAGTGTTCGCGCTCCTCGGGGCGGCGATCCTCCGCGGACCCAGTAAACTCATTGCATCTCCCACACCGGGAGCCGCGGTGTACCTGTGCTCTTTGGTGGGCACTCTGTATGCGGCGCTGAACCTTCACAGCACGCTGCTCACAGCTCTTGGAGCCTGTCTTCAGATCGCTGCTATTGTGGGTTACATTGTGGCTTTGTTGCCGGGTGGCAGTGCCGGGATGAGGTTTGTGGGTGGCATGGCAGCGTCTGCTATTAAAAGAACTGTGACCGGTAAAGCCATGCCTGTATGA
- the si:ch1073-184j22.2 gene encoding dual specificity protein phosphatase 18, protein MSISQITPTLFLSGADAPLNQALMTRKGITLIVNVTLSHTCPIYPGVDCIRVAVSDLPNARLGDHFDQVAARIHGNRSGGTLVHCAAGMSRSPALIMAYLMKYKKVTLQQAHNWVKDSRPYICLNTGFWTQLLDYEKKLYGKNTVKVAEPLDPLPMPKTPKLPSKYSMRRCPPSPRLSRLRRFTFLAL, encoded by the coding sequence ATGTCAATATCACAGATAACACCAACTCTCTTCCTGAGTGGGGCTGATGCTCCTTTGAATCAGGCACTTATGACCCGCAAAGGCATTACACTGATCGTGAACGTGACCCTATCCCACACCTGCCCTATCTACCCAGGTGTGGACTGCATACGTGTTGCAGTGTCTGACCTCCCAAATGCCCGTCTAGGTGATCATTTTGACCAAGTTGCAGCTCGAATCCATGGTAACAGATCTGGAGGAACCCTAGTGCACTGCGCTGCGGGCATGAGTCGTTCACCTGCTCTAATAATGGCCTACCTCATGAAGTACAAAAAAGTGACACTGCAGCAGGCACATAACTGGGTTAAAGACAGCAGACCCTACATATGCCTTAATACAGGATTCTGGACCCAACTTCTGGACTATGAGAAGAAACTATACGGTAAGAATACTGTGAAGGTGGCTGAACCACTGGATCCACTGCCAATGCCTAAAACACCAAAACTACCTTCCAAGTACAGCATGAGACGGTGTCCTCCTTCGCCAAGGCTGAGCCGACTTAGAAGATTCACCTTCTTGGCTCTTTAA
- the si:ch1073-184j22.1 gene encoding erythroferrone, translating into MKLRHGARGAQLALLLSLLLSTCTTQESEESLELQEENNTVSTESPDTVSSDITNVSPHRTWIVFRDNSNKGGNKKSKGNKRLSKHGLPGPPGPPGPQGPPGPPGPLLPHHAELMQDFQVKLKEMVGSHCLLCDQTPRVATAFRCRLHHNIMVHRRSLQELQPFNTPSNTEQFHQRGPGFNASSGRYTAPVSGFYQLTASLLLESNESQKKPHTRQRDSVKASICIESLCQSNVSLETVTGVSSIGGVFSILLTGTLYLQAGEYVSVLIDNGTGSALTILQDSLFSGILIGI; encoded by the exons ATGAAGCTCAGGCATGGGGCAAGAGGGGCACAACTGGCCTTGCTGCTGAGTTTACTGCTGTCTACCTGCACCACACAAGAGAGTGAGGAGAGTCTGGAGCTCCAAGAGGAAAACAATACAGTCAGCACTGAGAGCCCT GATACTGTATCTTCTGACATAACCAACGTGAGCCCCCACAGGACATGGATAGTCTTTAGGGACAACTCCAACAAGGGTGGAAATAAGAAAtcaaaaggaaataaaagactCTCCAAG CATGGCCTTCCAGGTCCACCAGGCCCTCCTGGTCCCCAGGGGCCTCCTGGTCCTCCGGGCCCCCTACTGCCTCACCATGCAGAGTTGATGCAGGACTTCCAAGTCAAACTAAAAG AGATGGTAGGAAGTCACTGCCTGCTCTGTGATCAAACCCCTCGTGTGGCCACAGCTTTCCGTTGCCGACTGCACCACAACATAATGGTCCACCGTCGCAGTCTGCAGGAGCTCCAGCCCTTCAACACT CCCTCAAACACAGAGCAGTTCCATCAGAGGGGACCAGGCTTTAACGCCAGCAGTGGTCGGTACACAGCTCCAGTGTCTGGGTTCTACCAGCTCACAGCTAGTCTGCTACTGG aatccAATGAGTCTCAGAAAAAGCCTCATACCAGGCAGAGGGACAGTGTTAAGGCCTCTATATGCATAGAGTCTCTTTGTCAGAGTAATGT GTCTTTGGAGACAGTAACTGGAGTGAGCTCTATAGGGGGAGTATTCAGTATTCTCCTGACTGGGACTCTTTACCTACAG gcTGGAGAGTATGTATCTGTTCTTATTGACAATGGGACAGGCTCAGCCCTCACAATTCTCCAAGACAGTCTGTTTTCTGGCATTCTTATTGGAATATGA